From one Streptomyces sp. ICC1 genomic stretch:
- a CDS encoding 3-oxoacyl-ACP reductase family protein, whose product MTDALSGPAGFAGKRVVVTGATRGIGRATALAFARSGARLVVSYRSDGELAKALGVELEQLGAEFELVQADLTTREGAGLLAATATERFGGVDVLVNNLGVDGHVPFGKLSEAEWHRVLDHNATSAYLVTQAVLETMGDAAAGGAIVNIGASVALRGRPFGVHYSTSKAALVGFTRALAKELGPRGIRVNLVAPGVTETEPGGGMPPPLVAKLTALTALGRLGQPEDVAGAVLYLAGDSASYVTGTTIEVDGGI is encoded by the coding sequence GTGACCGACGCTCTTTCGGGTCCCGCCGGCTTCGCCGGCAAGCGGGTCGTCGTCACCGGCGCCACCCGCGGCATCGGCCGGGCGACGGCTCTCGCCTTCGCCCGGTCCGGTGCCCGGCTCGTCGTCTCGTACCGCAGCGACGGCGAGCTGGCCAAGGCACTGGGCGTCGAGCTGGAGCAGCTCGGCGCCGAGTTCGAGCTCGTCCAGGCCGATCTGACCACGCGCGAAGGCGCCGGACTGCTGGCCGCCACGGCCACGGAGCGGTTCGGCGGGGTCGACGTGCTGGTCAACAACCTCGGGGTCGACGGGCACGTGCCCTTCGGCAAGCTCTCCGAGGCGGAGTGGCACCGCGTGCTGGACCACAACGCCACGTCGGCGTACCTGGTGACGCAGGCGGTGCTGGAAACCATGGGGGACGCCGCCGCGGGCGGTGCGATCGTGAACATCGGCGCCTCGGTGGCCCTGCGGGGCCGGCCGTTCGGCGTCCACTACAGCACCTCCAAGGCCGCCCTGGTCGGGTTCACGCGCGCGCTCGCCAAGGAGCTCGGGCCGCGCGGGATCAGGGTCAACCTGGTCGCGCCCGGGGTCACCGAGACGGAACCGGGCGGCGGAATGCCCCCGCCGCTCGTCGCCAAGCTCACCGCGCTGACCGCGCTGGGGCGCCTCGGGCAACCGGAGGACGTGGCGGGGGCGGTGCTCTACCTCGCCGGGGACTCGGCCTCGTACGTCACCGGCACCACGATCGAAGTCGACGGAGGAATCTGA